The Pyricularia oryzae 70-15 chromosome 5, whole genome shotgun sequence genome includes a region encoding these proteins:
- a CDS encoding fumarylacetoacetase — MSGTWVPDVDEDSEFSLANIPFGIISTQHDTTPRAAIAIGSSVLDLKVLEQQADFYDVFPMLREAEKGIFSRPTLNAFAALGRPVHRQVREAIQGLLATDTSTPGFLKDNAELREKALLSQRLVKMHLPMDIGDYTDFYAGYHHAYTVGCLFRSPENALQPNYTHLPVGYHGRASTIVVSGTPVTRPWGQILLDPAAEPKVPTTAPCRRLDMELELGCFIGGPTNPIGESVSIKNAADRIFGYVLLNDWSARDIQAWEYVPLGPFNSKNFCSSISPWVVLADALEPFRTKPSVSTGVKLQEYITEDREDTVLDINLEVDLTTPEGDTTTVTRTSSKHLIWSFPQMIAHHTLGGCSMRAGDMLGSGTISGPEAGEKGSLLEMTDGGKKDVLLYGMDARRFLKDGDTVTLRGVCGDKGKRVGFGSCRGRIMTAVNRNNV, encoded by the exons ATGTCAGGAACGTGGGTGCCAGATGTGGACGAGGACAGCGAGTTTTCGTTGGCAAACATCCCCTTTGGAATCATCAGCACCCAGCACGACACAACTCCCCGGGCAGCAATTGCCATTGGATCATCAGTGCTTGACCTCAAGGTTCTCGAGCAGCAAGCCGACTTTTATGATGTCTTCCCAATGCTCAGAGAAGCCGAAAAGGGCATCTTCTCGCGCCCCACGCTGAATGCCTTTGCAGCCCTCGGCAGGCCTGTGCACCGCCAAGTCCGGGAAGCCATCCAAGGCTTGTTGGCCACAGACACGTCGACACCAGGCTTCCTCAAAGACAATGCTGAGCTACGAGAAAAGGCCCTCTTGTCGCAGCGTTTGGTCAAGATGCATCTGCCCATGGATATAGGCGACTACACAGACTTCTACGCCGGCTACCACCACGCGTACACGGTCGGGTGCCTGTTTAGGAGTCCGGAAAATGCGCTGCAGCCCAACTACACCCACCTGCCGGTCGGATACCACGGCAGAGCTTCGACCATCGTCGTCTCGGGGACGCCCGTCACTCGCCCCTGGGGCCAGATTCTGCTGGACCCCGCCGCAGAGCCCAAAGTGCCGACGACAGCTCCCTGCAGGAGGCTTGATATGGAATTGGAGCTGGGGTGCTTCATCGGCGGGCCGACAAACCCGATCGGGGAGTCGGTGTCCATCAAGAACGCGGCTGATAGAATCTTTGGCTACGTGCTGCTCAACGATTGGAGCGCGCGGGATATCCAGGCTTGGGAGTACGTGCCGCTTGGACCGTTCAACAGCAAGAACTTTTGCTCGTCCATCAGCCCGTGGGTGGTGCTCGCGGATGCCCTGGAGCCCTTCCGGACGAAGCCCAGCGTGTCCACTGGTGTGAAACTGCAGGAGTATATTACTGAGGATAGGGAGGATACCGTGCTTGATATAAACCTCGAGGTGGACCTGACAA CTCCCGAAGGCGACACCACCACAGTTACTCGCACCAGCTCCAAGCATCTCATCTGGTCATTCCCGCAAATGATTGCTCACCACACCCTGGGCGGCTGCTCCATGAGGGCAGGAGACATGCTGGGATCGGGCACCATCAGCGGGCCAGAAGCGGGCGAGAAGGGGAGTCTGTTGGAGATGACAGATGGTGGAAAGAAGGATGTCTTGCTCTACGGCATGGACGCGAGGAGGTTCTTGAAGGACGGCGATACTGTCACCCTGCGAGGCGTCTGTGGCGACAAGGGCAAGCGCGTAGGCTTTGGAAGTTGCCGAGGACGCATCATGACCGCGGTCAACAGGAACAACGTGTAG
- a CDS encoding tissue alpha-L-fucosidase, whose amino-acid sequence MLGWARPIVIGLCAAQAAEAAGLNGKSMPLDLSTLMNNKGFGSKPLEAAFDVKNDSYPDPGFKSKVYTSTQTGIEYSFPGYTGPGNPDNVICAGQTIHAPPADKGSFFSASFLVAGDLETASVSKNVTFTYTDNTTSLYELRSLSFFNFLTINRGEIILPSRYTGRGEVNYNTTHIFERSAALTPGKQLASITLPTTTNVSESRLHIFSISLYSGSAVEVQSLRPTQKWWDSDTQVVEVTLNNAGSDCVSGKGLTVELTGDGFTTVRPGLVQRLCPGDQQKAYVGVKGGTAKPVDVVAHVMDGKTEQSKTFSSVEVGLTEWTADSSSLAKHESPDWFDESKFGIFLHWGPYAVTGWGNSTPYESYAEWFWWYSTHPPPADRSGFREHRLRTYGKDWAYDYTFPEFKADKYDPKAIVDLIADAGAKYFVLTTKHHDGFAIFDAGKTSNRTSLHYGPKRDLLGELFEAAAKYHPTMKRGTYFSLPEWFHPDWAKYGFDQFPKTESPGTTSWTGGLALNPFTGVKEPYTGYIPVNDYISDLQVPQMETLAYKYGTDIMWCDCGASNGTAEFAARWWNEARKQNRQVAINSRCGTAHAADFDTPEYQTFSSAQDFKWESNRGMDPYSYGYNRATQDEEYMNATTIVHTLVDMVSKHGNFLLNVGPKPDGTIAPIMADNLRIAGRWIKRHEASIYNTTYWFPLSQVVGSGDGATPDVRFTRAKDAFYSLFLEKPKIGGDGYVTIPAAVPVLEGDEVSLLGVGGGEKLAFKIVGSPGGQGGDKSLKIKVDQKLLDNEEICWVFKIKYVA is encoded by the exons ATGCTAGGCTGGGCTCGACCCATTGTGATCGGCCTCTGCGCCGCACAGGCGGCTGAAGCAGCAGGCCTCAATGGCAAATCCATGCCCTTGGATCTAAGCACCCTCATGAACAACAAGGGATTCGGGAGCAAACCACTAGAGGCGGCTTTTGATGTCAAAAACGACTCGTACCCAGACCCTGGCTTCAAAAGCAAGGTCTACACATCTACCCAAACCGGCATTGAGTACAGCTTCCCCGGCTACACTGGACCTGGGAATCCCGACAATGTCATTTGCGCCGGGCAGACGATCCACGCACCGCCTGCCGACAAGGGATCCTTTTTCAGTGCTTCGTTCTTGGTGGCAGGCGACCTAGAGACCGCGAGCGTGTCCAAGAACGTGACCTTTACCTACACGGACAACACCACGTCCCTGTACGAGCTGCGGTCGCTGTCCTTCTTCAACTTCCTGACCATCAACCGTGGAGAAATCATCCTGCCGAGCCGGTACACCGGGCGTGGAGAGGTCAACTACAACACAACGCACATCTTTGAGCGTTCCGCTGCCCTCACGCCTGGCAAGCAGCTCGCCTCCATCACCCTCCCGACCACGACCAACGTCTCCGAGAGTAGGCTGCACATCTTCTCCATCAGTCTGTACAGCGGCTCGGCTGTTGAAGTCCAGAGCCTGCGTCCTACTCAGAAGTGGTGGGACAGCGACACGCAGGTCGTCGAGGTCACACTGAACAACGCCGGCTCCGACTGTGTTTCGGGCAAGGGGTTGACGGTGGAGCTCACCGGCGATGGGTTTACGACGGTGCGCCCAGGTCTTGTCCAGCGCCTGTGTCCGGGTGATCAGCAAAAGGCATATGTTGGTGTCAAGGGCGGAACGGCAAAGCCCGTGGATGTGGTTGCGCATGTCATGGACGGCAAGACCGAGCAGAGCAAGACATTTTCCAGCGTTGAAGTGGGCTTGACCGAATGGACTGCCGACTCTTCAAGCTTGGCCAAGCATGAGTCGCCTGATTGGTTTGACGAATCCAAGTTTGGCATCTTTTTACATTGGGGACCCTACGCGgtcacgggctggg GAAACTCAACCCCATACGAGAGCTACGCCGAGTGGTTCTGGTGGTACTCTACACACCCACCCCCAGCAGACCGTTCAGGATTCAGAGAACACCGGTTGAGGACGTACGGCAAGGACTGGGCCTACGACTATACCTTTCCCGAATTCAAGGCGGATAAATATGACCCCAAGGCGATTGTTGATCTCATCGCCGACGCAGGCGCAAAGTACTTCGTCCTCACCACCAAACACCACGATGGATTCGCCATCTTTGACGCGGGCAAGACCTCAAACCGCACATCCCTGCACTACGGCCCCAAGCGCGATCTGCTGGGCGAGCTTTTCGAGGCTGCCGCAAAGTACCATCCGACCATGAAGCGAGGCACTTACTTCTCACTACCCGAGTGGTTTCACCCAGACTGGGCCAAGTACGGTTTCGACCAGTTCCCCAAGACCGAGAGCCCCGGCACGACCTCGTGGACGGGCGGCCTGGCTCTGAACCCCTTCACTGGTGTCAAGGAGCCGTACACAGGCTACATACCCGTCAATGACTACATATCAGACCTCCAAGTCCCGCAGATGGAGACGCTGGCGTACAAGTACGGCACCGACATCATGTGGTGCGACTGCGGCGCTTCCAACGGCACCGCAGAGTTTGCCGCGCGCTGGTGGAACGAGGCCCGCAAGCAGAACCGCCAGGTGGCCATCAACAGCCGCTGCGGGACGGCGCACGCGGCCGACTTTGACACGCCAGAGTACCAGACCTTTAGCAGCGCGCAGGACTTCAAGTGGGAGTCCAACAGGGGCATGGACCCGTACAGCTACGGGTATAACCGCGCCACCCAGGACGAGGAGTACATGAACGCGACGACGATTGTGCACACGCTCGTGGACATGGTATCCAAGCACGGCAATTTCCTGCTCAACGTCGGACCGAAGCCCGACGGAACCATCGCGCCAATCATGGCTGACAACCTGAGAATTGCCGGGCGGTGGATCAAACGGCACGAAGCTAGCATTTACAACACGACGTACTGGTTCCCTTTGAGTCAGGTCGTGGGCAGTGGTGACGGTGCAACTCCGGACGTGAGATTTACGCGGGCAAAGGATGCTTTCTATTCGCTCTTCCTGGAAAAGCCCAAGATTGGTGGTGATGGCTATGTTACCATACCCGCGGCGGTGCCTGTTCTTGAGGGTGATGAGGTCAGCTTGCTCGGAGTCGGAGGAGGCGAGAAACTCGCCTTTAAGATCGTAGGCTCTCCAGGAGGGCAAGGAGGCGACAAGAGCTTGAAAATAAAAGTCGATCAGAAGCTGTTGGACAATGAGGAAATCTGCTGGGTTTTCAAGATCAAATATGTAGCATAA